Proteins encoded by one window of Glycine soja cultivar W05 chromosome 15, ASM419377v2, whole genome shotgun sequence:
- the LOC114387678 gene encoding protein STICHEL-like 3 isoform X1, with product MTRAVRSRVLKDANGDISDHLRNHIHLTNCIHLKNHMHKNSPILADRSIMRDLVVLQRSRSLRDPSASPPSWHSPSVVDLLFKRVENDAVSQGGRRSIGVERRKEGRRLSGTSPPLVSIGSSRVAPGEIVRGNDGITAPSERSSRSGMGDGRRVGREESGRKNDRPDFLDVNPEEPLNQAGKSLAEDVISRHSESKARKSKQRGKNVQDAQVKTLSEQLNDVPLDSDDLASSNIHFRGRFPRQEKIIKEVEARMRSHGSGMNRGKRRKFRSARRTRVATTSRDIVAENELSVASNSLAQASVHHKYHLEEADEFADENVTRAPKNGCGIPWNWSRIHHRGKTFLDMAGRSLSCGLSDSRLKKGTFAANGRNISEMPVASERSSSCTRSDAEALPLLVEASGSHASTENACWDHYYSGELGLFGDNLFKHDVDSDLASEARSGDQRKLRGNRHSRHQSLTQKYMPRTFRDMVGQNLVAQALSNAVMKKKVGLLYVFYGPHGTGKTSSARIFARALNCNSSEHPKPCGFCNYCVAHDMGKSRNIREVGPVSNFDFESIMELLDNMIVSQLPSHYRVFIFDDCDTLSTDCWNAISKVIDRAPRRVVFILVSSSLDVLPHIIISRCQKFFFPKLKDADIIYTLEWIATKEGLEIDKDALKLIASRSDGSLRDAEMTLEQLSLLGQRISVPLVQELVGLISDEKLVDLLDLALSADTVNTVKNLRVIMETGVEPLALMSQLATVITDILAGTYDFRKDRRRRKFFRRPLLSKEDMEKLRQALKTLSEAEKQLRMSNDKLTWLTAALLQLAPDQQYVLPTSSDNSFNHSPFALKDADAREAARLTGNPVDIPNKGRRLSMDARIENVHAGSSADGMTRGLGSEKKRHSVSGFTPQHANSQATEKIRMSERQILGINRTKIEEIWLEVLERIQITGLKEFLFKEGKLISVSFGAAPTVQLMFSSQLTKSTAEKFRGHILQAFESVLGSSITIEIRCELNKDTASAVQQPLTLPSTNDSSSQIRDFNGVGTLAHPSVTDSVEKRRGEIVEEAASQVEQKNSKQQVDAHGTSYKSLEGTSIGQSSASQKKPIVKSHLDQRKLMEQGQSRSLVRSKVSLAHVIQQAEGQRSGWSKRKAVSIAEKLEQENLRLEPRSRSLLCWKASRVTRRKLSRLKIRSRKPRALLNLVSCGKCLSTKSPR from the exons ATGACTAGGGCTGTCCGTAGTAGGGTACTTAAAGATGCCAATGGTGATATTAGTGATCATCTACGCAACCACATCCATTTGACAAATTGTATTCACCTGAAGAACCATATGCACAAGAACAGCCCCATACTGGCTGATAGGTCAATCATGAGGGACCTAGTTGTGCTGCAGAGATCGCGGTCTCTTAGAGACCCTTCTGCAAGTCCTCCATCATGGCACTCGCCTTCTGTAGTTGACTTGCTTTTCAAAAGAGTTGAAAATGATGCTGTGTCTCAAGGGGGAAGAAGGTCTATAGGTGTCGAGCGAAGGAAGGAAGGGAGAAGATTGTCTGGAACTTCACCACCCTTGGTGAGTATAGGTTCATCAAGAGTTGCTCCAGGTGAGATTGTTAGGGGTAATGATGGGATAACGGCACCTAGTGAACGAAGTAGCAGGAGTGGAATGGGAGATGGAAGGAGAGTTGGGAGAGAAGAATCTGGTAGGAAGAATGATAGGCCTGACTTTTTGGATGTTAATCCAGAGGAGCCTCTCAATCAAGCTGGCAAAAGCTTGGCTGAAGATGTTATTTCAAGGCACTCAGAGTCTAAAGCTAGAAAGAGCAAACAAAGGGGGAAGAATGTTCAAGATGCTCAAGTTAAGACACTTTCTGAGCAGCTGAATGATGTTCCATTGGATAGTGATGACTTAGCATCATCGAACATTCATTTTCGTGGAAGGTTTCCTAGGCAGGAGAAAATTATTAAGGAGGTAGAAGCCCGAATGCGCAGTCATGGCAGTGGAATGAATAGGGGGAAAAGGCGTAAGTTTCGAAGTGCGCGAAGAACTCGGGTTGCTACAACATCAAGAGATATTGTAGCTGAGAATGAACTGTCTGTGGCTTCCAACTCATTAGCTCAGGCATCAGTTCACCATAAATATCATTTGGAGGAGGCTGATGAGTTTGCAGATGAAAATGTTACTAGGGCTCCAAAAAATGGGTGTGGCATTCCTTGGAATTGGTCCAGAATTCATCATAGAGGTAAAACATTCCTTGACATGGCTGGAAGAAGTTTGTCTTGTGGTTTATCCGATTCAAGGTTGAAGAAAGGGACATTTGCTGCCAATGGAAGAAATATTTCTGAGATGCCTGTGGCATCTGAGCGCTCAAGCTCATGTACCAGGTCTGATGCAGAGGCACTACCTTTACTAGTTGAGGCGTCAGGATCTCATGCAAGCACTGAAAATGCTTGTTGGGATCATTACTATTCTGGGGAACTAGGTCTTTTTGGTGATAATTTATTCAAGCATGATGTTGATTCTGACCTCGCTTCTGAAGCTAGATCTGGTGATCAGCGGAAGTTGAGAGGGAATCGTCACAGTAGACACCAAAGTTTAACACAAAAGTATATGCCTCGAACCTTCAGAGATATGGTTGGGCAGAATTTAGTGGCACAAGCTCTTTCGAACGCAGTTATGAAAAAGAAAGTTGGGTTGTTGTATGTGTTTTATGGCCCCCATGGCACTGGAAAAACTTCCTCTGCTCGCATATTTGCCAGAGCTCTGAACTGTAATTCTTCAGAACACCCAAAACCTTGTGGTTTTTGCAATTATTGCGTAGCACATGATATGGGCAAGAGTAGAAATATAAGGGAAGTAGGTCCAGTTAGTAATTTTGACTTTGAGAGCATCATGGAACTACTCGACAATATGATCGTTTCCCAGCTTCCGTCACATTACAGAGTGTTTATTTTTGATGACTGTGATACTCTGTCAACAGATTGTTGGAATGCTATATCAAAGGTCATTGATCGAGCACCTAGACGTGTGGTTTTTATCCTTGTCAGTTCTAGTCTTGATGTCTTGCCTCATATAATAATATCCAGGTGTCAAAAATTCTTTTTCCCAAAGCTGAAGGATGCagatattatatatacattGGAGTGGATTGCAACCAAAGAAGGTCTAGAAATTGATAAGGATGCCCTGAAACTCATTGCATCAAGGTCAGACGGATCTTTGAGAGATGCTGAGATGACCCTTGAACAACTTAGTTTGCTTGGGCAGAGAATATCCGTTCCTCTTGTCCAGGAATTG GTAGGGCTAATCTCTGATGAGAAATTGGTGGATCTGCTTGATTTGGCATTATCTGCAGACACAGTTAACACCGTGAAGAATTTGAGAGTGATCATGGAAACTGGTGTCGAGCCATTGGCTTTAATGTCACAACTTGCTACAGTAATTACTGATATACTTGCTGGGACCTATGATTTCAGAAAAGATAGGCGAAGAAGGAAGTTCTTCCGGAGACCACTGT TGTCCAAAGAAGACATGGAGAAGCTGCGTCAAGCTCTGAAAACTTTATCAGAGGCTGAGAAGCAGTTGAGGATGTCCAATGACAAGCTAACATGGTTGACAGCTGCCTTACTTCAGCTTGCTCCAGACCAGCAATATGTGTTGCCAACTTCATCTGATAATAGTTTCAACCACAGTCCCTTTGCTCTAAAAGATGCAGATGCGAGAGAAGCAGCTAGACTGACTGGTAATCCCGTTGACATTCCTAACAAAGGAAGACGATTATCAATGGATGCTAGAATTGAAAATGTCCATGCTGGAAGCTCAGCAGATGGTATGACAAGGGGTCTTGGTTCTGAGAAAAAACGACATAGTGTGTCTGGTTTTACTCCTCAACATGCTAATTCACAAGCCACTGAAAAGATTAGGATGAGCGAGAGGCAGATTTTGGGTATAAACCGTACAAAAATTGAAGAGATATGGTTAGAGGTGCTTGAGAGGATACAAATTACTGGTCTGAAAGAGTTTTTGTTTAAAGAAGGCAAGCTGATCTCTGTTAGTTTTGGGGCAG CTCCAACTGTGCAGCTAATGTTCAGTTCTCAATTGACCAAATCTACTGCCGAGAAGTTCAGAGGTCACATCTTACAAGCATTTGAATCTGTCCTTGGATCTTCTATAACAATAGAAATTAGATGTGAGTTAAATAAAGATACAGCCTCGGCTGTTCAACAACCTCTTACATTGCCCTCTACTAATGATAGTTCGTCTCAGATTAGAGACTTTAATGGTGTTGGCACTCTAGCTCATCCATCAGTAACTGATTCTGTTGAAAAGAGAAGGGGTGAAATTGTAGAAGAAGCAGCTTCTCAAGTGGAGCAAAAGAATAGCAAGCAGCAGGTTGATGCTCATGGAACATCTTATAAAAGTTTAGAAGGTACAAGTATAGGACAATCATCAGCTTCCCAAAAAAAGCCAATTGTTAAGTCGCATTTAGACCAAAGAAAGCTTATGGAGCAAGGTCAAAGTCGGAGTCTTGTAAGAAGCAAAGTATCTCTTGCTCATGTGATCCAGCAGGCAGAAGGTCAGAGAAGTGGGTGGTCAAAACGTAAAGCGGTTTCTATTGCTGAGAAGCTTGAACAAGAGAATCT GAGACTGGAGCCAAGATCTAGGAGCTTGCTATGCTGGAAAGCATCAAGAGTAACCCGGCGAAAG CTGTCACGCTTGAAAATTCGAAGCCGAAAACCACGTGCACTGCTGAATCTTGTCTCATGTGGAAAATGTCTGTCTACAAAATCTCCAAGGTAG
- the LOC114387678 gene encoding protein STICHEL-like 3 isoform X2, translating into MTRAVRSRVLKDANGDISDHLRNHIHLTNCIHLKNHMHKNSPILADRSIMRDLVVLQRSRSLRDPSASPPSWHSPSVVDLLFKRVENDAVSQGGRRSIGVERRKEGRRLSGTSPPLVSIGSSRVAPGEIVRGNDGITAPSERSSRSGMGDGRRVGREESGRKNDRPDFLDVNPEEPLNQAGKSLAEDVISRHSESKARKSKQRGKNVQDAQVKTLSEQLNDVPLDSDDLASSNIHFRGRFPRQEKIIKEVEARMRSHGSGMNRGKRRKFRSARRTRVATTSRDIVAENELSVASNSLAQASVHHKYHLEEADEFADENVTRAPKNGCGIPWNWSRIHHRGKTFLDMAGRSLSCGLSDSRLKKGTFAANGRNISEMPVASERSSSCTRSDAEALPLLVEASGSHASTENACWDHYYSGELGLFGDNLFKHDVDSDLASEARSGDQRKLRGNRHSRHQSLTQKYMPRTFRDMVGQNLVAQALSNAVMKKKVGLLYVFYGPHGTGKTSSARIFARALNCNSSEHPKPCGFCNYCVAHDMGKSRNIREVGPVSNFDFESIMELLDNMIVSQLPSHYRVFIFDDCDTLSTDCWNAISKVIDRAPRRVVFILVSSSLDVLPHIIISRCQKFFFPKLKDADIIYTLEWIATKEGLEIDKDALKLIASRSDGSLRDAEMTLEQLSLLGQRISVPLVQELVGLISDEKLVDLLDLALSADTVNTVKNLRVIMETGVEPLALMSQLATVITDILAGTYDFRKDRRRRKFFRRPLLSKEDMEKLRQALKTLSEAEKQLRMSNDKLTWLTAALLQLAPDQQYVLPTSSDNSFNHSPFALKDADAREAARLTGNPVDIPNKGRRLSMDARIENVHAGSSADGMTRGLGSEKKRHSVSGFTPQHANSQATEKIRMSERQILGINRTKIEEIWLEVLERIQITGLKEFLFKEGKLISVSFGAAPTVQLMFSSQLTKSTAEKFRGHILQAFESVLGSSITIEIRY; encoded by the exons ATGACTAGGGCTGTCCGTAGTAGGGTACTTAAAGATGCCAATGGTGATATTAGTGATCATCTACGCAACCACATCCATTTGACAAATTGTATTCACCTGAAGAACCATATGCACAAGAACAGCCCCATACTGGCTGATAGGTCAATCATGAGGGACCTAGTTGTGCTGCAGAGATCGCGGTCTCTTAGAGACCCTTCTGCAAGTCCTCCATCATGGCACTCGCCTTCTGTAGTTGACTTGCTTTTCAAAAGAGTTGAAAATGATGCTGTGTCTCAAGGGGGAAGAAGGTCTATAGGTGTCGAGCGAAGGAAGGAAGGGAGAAGATTGTCTGGAACTTCACCACCCTTGGTGAGTATAGGTTCATCAAGAGTTGCTCCAGGTGAGATTGTTAGGGGTAATGATGGGATAACGGCACCTAGTGAACGAAGTAGCAGGAGTGGAATGGGAGATGGAAGGAGAGTTGGGAGAGAAGAATCTGGTAGGAAGAATGATAGGCCTGACTTTTTGGATGTTAATCCAGAGGAGCCTCTCAATCAAGCTGGCAAAAGCTTGGCTGAAGATGTTATTTCAAGGCACTCAGAGTCTAAAGCTAGAAAGAGCAAACAAAGGGGGAAGAATGTTCAAGATGCTCAAGTTAAGACACTTTCTGAGCAGCTGAATGATGTTCCATTGGATAGTGATGACTTAGCATCATCGAACATTCATTTTCGTGGAAGGTTTCCTAGGCAGGAGAAAATTATTAAGGAGGTAGAAGCCCGAATGCGCAGTCATGGCAGTGGAATGAATAGGGGGAAAAGGCGTAAGTTTCGAAGTGCGCGAAGAACTCGGGTTGCTACAACATCAAGAGATATTGTAGCTGAGAATGAACTGTCTGTGGCTTCCAACTCATTAGCTCAGGCATCAGTTCACCATAAATATCATTTGGAGGAGGCTGATGAGTTTGCAGATGAAAATGTTACTAGGGCTCCAAAAAATGGGTGTGGCATTCCTTGGAATTGGTCCAGAATTCATCATAGAGGTAAAACATTCCTTGACATGGCTGGAAGAAGTTTGTCTTGTGGTTTATCCGATTCAAGGTTGAAGAAAGGGACATTTGCTGCCAATGGAAGAAATATTTCTGAGATGCCTGTGGCATCTGAGCGCTCAAGCTCATGTACCAGGTCTGATGCAGAGGCACTACCTTTACTAGTTGAGGCGTCAGGATCTCATGCAAGCACTGAAAATGCTTGTTGGGATCATTACTATTCTGGGGAACTAGGTCTTTTTGGTGATAATTTATTCAAGCATGATGTTGATTCTGACCTCGCTTCTGAAGCTAGATCTGGTGATCAGCGGAAGTTGAGAGGGAATCGTCACAGTAGACACCAAAGTTTAACACAAAAGTATATGCCTCGAACCTTCAGAGATATGGTTGGGCAGAATTTAGTGGCACAAGCTCTTTCGAACGCAGTTATGAAAAAGAAAGTTGGGTTGTTGTATGTGTTTTATGGCCCCCATGGCACTGGAAAAACTTCCTCTGCTCGCATATTTGCCAGAGCTCTGAACTGTAATTCTTCAGAACACCCAAAACCTTGTGGTTTTTGCAATTATTGCGTAGCACATGATATGGGCAAGAGTAGAAATATAAGGGAAGTAGGTCCAGTTAGTAATTTTGACTTTGAGAGCATCATGGAACTACTCGACAATATGATCGTTTCCCAGCTTCCGTCACATTACAGAGTGTTTATTTTTGATGACTGTGATACTCTGTCAACAGATTGTTGGAATGCTATATCAAAGGTCATTGATCGAGCACCTAGACGTGTGGTTTTTATCCTTGTCAGTTCTAGTCTTGATGTCTTGCCTCATATAATAATATCCAGGTGTCAAAAATTCTTTTTCCCAAAGCTGAAGGATGCagatattatatatacattGGAGTGGATTGCAACCAAAGAAGGTCTAGAAATTGATAAGGATGCCCTGAAACTCATTGCATCAAGGTCAGACGGATCTTTGAGAGATGCTGAGATGACCCTTGAACAACTTAGTTTGCTTGGGCAGAGAATATCCGTTCCTCTTGTCCAGGAATTG GTAGGGCTAATCTCTGATGAGAAATTGGTGGATCTGCTTGATTTGGCATTATCTGCAGACACAGTTAACACCGTGAAGAATTTGAGAGTGATCATGGAAACTGGTGTCGAGCCATTGGCTTTAATGTCACAACTTGCTACAGTAATTACTGATATACTTGCTGGGACCTATGATTTCAGAAAAGATAGGCGAAGAAGGAAGTTCTTCCGGAGACCACTGT TGTCCAAAGAAGACATGGAGAAGCTGCGTCAAGCTCTGAAAACTTTATCAGAGGCTGAGAAGCAGTTGAGGATGTCCAATGACAAGCTAACATGGTTGACAGCTGCCTTACTTCAGCTTGCTCCAGACCAGCAATATGTGTTGCCAACTTCATCTGATAATAGTTTCAACCACAGTCCCTTTGCTCTAAAAGATGCAGATGCGAGAGAAGCAGCTAGACTGACTGGTAATCCCGTTGACATTCCTAACAAAGGAAGACGATTATCAATGGATGCTAGAATTGAAAATGTCCATGCTGGAAGCTCAGCAGATGGTATGACAAGGGGTCTTGGTTCTGAGAAAAAACGACATAGTGTGTCTGGTTTTACTCCTCAACATGCTAATTCACAAGCCACTGAAAAGATTAGGATGAGCGAGAGGCAGATTTTGGGTATAAACCGTACAAAAATTGAAGAGATATGGTTAGAGGTGCTTGAGAGGATACAAATTACTGGTCTGAAAGAGTTTTTGTTTAAAGAAGGCAAGCTGATCTCTGTTAGTTTTGGGGCAG CTCCAACTGTGCAGCTAATGTTCAGTTCTCAATTGACCAAATCTACTGCCGAGAAGTTCAGAGGTCACATCTTACAAGCATTTGAATCTGTCCTTGGATCTTCTATAACAATAGAAATTAGAT ATTAG